The Noviherbaspirillum cavernae region GCTTCGTCGATGGCCGCAGCGGCTGATTCCGGGGGCACGTAGATCACGGAAACCGTTGCGCCGGTTCGTTCTCTTGCTTCCTTGACGCTGCCGTAAATCGGAATGCCTTCGAAGTCCAGGCCGGCCTTTTGCGGATGCACGCCGGCGACGAAGCAGTTCTTTCCGTTGCCATACTCCCTGCACATACGCGTATGGGACTGACCCGCCTTTCCGGTAATTCCTTGCGTGATCACTCGGGTGTTCTTGTTGACCAGGATCGACATTTCCATCTTTCGCAGAACGACTCTCGATGATGCGCGTCACGCGTCGCGCGGGATGTGGTGTTTGGCCGACATGAATTGTTTTTGACTTGTCATCAGCCGCAACTGATTATCGACACCGGCCACTCCGGGAACCTCGGTCACCACCTGTTCCGTTCGGGCACGCTCCTGCGCATCGAGCACGATGCCAAGCAAGGCGACCTCGCCGTTGCGGGCTTCGACGGTGATGTGCGTGTCGCGCGTTGCGGCATTGTCCTTGATGGCAGCATGAATGCGCGCTTCCAGCGTCATGTTGGCCAGCACTGCGCGCGACTCTTCCGTTTCCTGAAACTCGGGCCGGCGCGACAGCAGGATGATTTGTTCCACGCAACTGTCCACCGATACGCGGTCCGTGTTGAGCACCATGTCGTACAGGACCGGGTCGCCCCAGCTGACGCCAAACTGCTGATGCATGCGCGACGCATGCGCTTCATCGCTGCGCCGGATTTCGGATGCCGCGAAGTCCCTATCCTCGGTCTCCAGGCTGCTCATCAGCCATTCGACCCGCTTCTCAAAGGAACTGGTGATCCGGACGCAGGGGACGTGCGGCACCGGACGTAACAGACATGTCGCTCCCCAGCCGCGCAACACGACGTTCCCTCTGTTTGCCAGTTCGAACACTTCCTCCGCCGTGTACAGGGCCATGATTTTCCGGTCGGTCTTGAGGCGTTCGAGGAATCCCGCCTTGCCTTCGCGCAAGCGACGAACCGCACTCTTGGGCAAGGCCATCTTTGCCGATACATGGTCCACCACTTCGTTGCGCATCACTTCGATATCGAGCGCCGATGCAAGCTTCAAGGCCACGTCCTTGGCGAGAGATCCCATTTCCTGGGTCATTGCGATCACTGGCATGCAGTCCCCTTCTTCTTTCCATGCTCACCAAAAGCTGCTAGATACGCCAGGGAGATCAATGAGCAGAATATCGATATACCGTCGAACAAAAAGGATGCTCTACTTTGATCAAAACTCTCTTGACTACCGTCAAGTTTTCAAATCAAGCCGCTGCCCTGCTTGCGGCAATGCACCATGTTCAGATCCCGATCTGGACGCGCTGAATTTCCGCCCAGTTCATGTTGGGTGCAGGCCTGTGGCCGCACGTGCGCATGGTGTCGTAACAACGCGCCTTGGCCATCTGAATCGCCTCAATCAGAAAATCGGCGTCATAGGCCTTCAGCAAATGCGGCTGCTGAACTTCCAGATAGGATCGGATACGGTCGCTCGCTCCCGCCGAATCAGGCAACAGATTCCGGTAGGTATCGGTGTCCCAATGCCAGCCCAGGCCCAGCTCGTAAAAGGCGGCGTTATAGGCATCGCAATGAAACCAGTCCGTATCCTCGATTGATCTGTCGATTGCAACATCAAGCATGGCAGCGCTCCTTTGGGCAGGTGCTTCTGATCGTCGGCGTCATCCCGCGTCGGGACTTGGATTGATCTTAATCTCCGCATACCATTAGATATAGTTAAAATTTTTGATCGTTTCCATCAGCTATCGTTAATACATTCCGACAATGAAAAATGCCACGCTGCGCCAGTTGAAGGTATTTGAAACCGTCGCCAGGCACTTGAGCTTTTCGCGTGCCGCGGACGAAATGCATCTCACCCAGCCGGCGATATCGACGCAGATCAGCACGCTCGAAGGACACGTCGGCTTGCCCTTGTTCGAACAACTCGGCAAGAAGATTTATCTGACGCCGGCGGGGAAGGAACTGCTCCATTACGCCCGCTCCATCATCCAGCAGTTCCAGGATGCGGAGGCGGCGATGACCCAGTTCAAGGGCATCTCGGGCGGCAAGCTGAACGTGGCCGTCATCAGCGCCGGCGACTATTTTTTTCCGCGGCTGCTGGTTGAATTCGCCCGCCGCAATGCCGGCGTTACGCTCAACCTGAGCGTCCATAATCGTGAGGAATTGCTGGGGCAGCTCGCGGACAACCTGACCGATCTGGCGGTCATGGTGCGTCCGCCGCCGGACATGGATACCGTGAACGAATCCTTCGCGCCGCACCCCTACGTCATCGTCGCCGCGCCGGATCATCCGCTGGCGAAGAAAAGGCGTATCCCGCTGAGCGTCATCGTGCGCGAACCGTTTGTCGTTCGCGAAAAGGGATCGGATACCTGGAATTCGATGACCGAAGGCCTCGGCAAACATCTCGCCGACCTCAACATCGCGATGGAAATCAAGAGCACCGAAACCATCAAGCAGGCCGTGATCGCGGGCATGGGCATCAGCTTCCTGTCGGCGCATACCATCAATCTCGAACTGCAGGCGGGCAGTCTGGTCGTCCTCGACGTTCAGGGCTTGCCCCTGATGCTGAACTGGTACCTGGTGCATCGCAAGAACAAGCGCCTGCCGCCGGTGGCGCTTGCCTTCAAGGATTTTCTCAAGAGCGATGGCGCGGCACTGATTGCGCAAATGATCCGGTTTGATCCCGGACGTGCAACGCGCTCGGAGAAAGCCGCCAAACCCTTGCGCCCTCGGTTGAGGGATTCATCGACATGAACAGCATGTCCTTGCAAGGACATGCGTGGACCGGCTGAAATGGGAGTGGGTTCAGGCGGCGATTGCTCCATCCCTGCTTGCAGTGCACGGTTCAGGCTTGCAAGCCTGAACCGTGCCGTCACGCCTATTTCATCAACTGCTCAGCCAATGCCATGAATCCCCGATCCGTCAGCGGGATGTTGGCCATGTTGCCGGCCAGCGGATGCGAGGAGAACTTCGCGATCACCAGTTCCGCCTTCGGGTCGATGTAGATCCGCTGGCCGTGGATGCCGCGTGCGTCGAATGTGCCGTGCGCGTTATGCGAGACCCACCACATGTTGCGGTAGGAGTATCCCTTGCCGTAGCCCGGCACGTTCGGATAGCCGGCCTTGGCAAAATCGGCGGGATCGGCCCCCTTGCGGATGTCGTCCACGACAGCCTTGGGTACGATCTGCTGGCCGTTGAACTTGCCGTCCAGCCGGATCATCTCGCCGAAGCGCGCCATGTCGCGCAGGGGCAGGCTGGCGCCACCGCCGCCCGACTCGGTGCCGACCGAATCGACCTGGAAATAGCCGTCGTTTTCCGCGCCGATCTTCTGCCAGATTCTTTCGGACATCAGGGTCGCCACGGATTTGCCGGAGGCACGCTTGACGATCCATGCCAGCACTTCCGCATTGGAGGTCTTGTAGGCGAAGCCTGCGCCATGCTCGCCTTCCTTCTTCAGGTTGACGAGGAATTCATAGAATGTCTTCGGCCCGTTGTAGCCAGGCGGTACGGGCGCCATGCCACCGGCGCGCCCGTAATCCCAGACCTCCGCCTTGGGATCGGCGTAGTTTTCCGAATAGCGCACGCCGATGGTCATGTCCATCACCTGCCGCACGGTCGCATCGCCGTAGGCGCTGTCCTTCAGTTCCGGCACATATTTGGAAACGAGAGCCGACGGGTCGAGCGCGCCTTCCGCCACCAGCATCGCCGCCAATGTCCCGACGAAGGACTTGGTGATGGAGAACGCGGAATGCGGCAAATAGGGTTGCGCCGCGCCGGTGTACTTTTCATAGACTACCTTTCCCCGATGCAGCACGATGATGCTGTCCGTGTAAGTCCGGTTCAGCATCTCCGCCCAGGTCGTCGGCTGTCCCTTGTCATCCAGGAAAGATAGCGTATCGAGGGCCATCGGCGCGGCAGGCAACGGCGAAGCCGGCCCGGTCCCGCGCCAGACATTCGCCGTCGGCACAAGTTCGCGTATATGGGAAAACGACCAGCGTGTTTTGGGAAACTGGTAGTAGGTGCCGTCGGCAAAGCGGATCGTCCTGTTGGCCGGAGGGGGAAAGCCTTGCATCAGTTGCAGACTCGTCGGGTCGGTTGTTGCCGGGTCAGGCAAGGCGGGCTGCGCCTGCGCATGGACGGTGCCAGCGGCGGTGACGGCCAATAGTGCGAACATCATTTTCTTCATCTTGTCTCCTTTGTCATGTCATGAATGCACTTCGGAATGGTCTTCGGTTGCTGCCTTTCAATCACCTGTCGGTGAAATATGAAACGTGCGCACCTGCTTCAGGTTGCGCAGGTATGCGGCCAATGTCGCCGTGTTCCTGGCGTTGGTGGTCTGGAGAATCATGCGATATTCAAAAGAGGCGCCGTCGTCGGTGATGCGATAACTCATGTTCGCAATCGTGAATCCGTGCTCGCTCAGGATCTGCCTCACCTCCTGTTCCGTCATGGCATCGTTCCGGTCGAAACGAATATCGTGATGCGCATAGAAGTGGGAGGGCATCCATGATTCAATGCGCCGAAACACCGACAACGTACCCAGTGTCAGGATGGTCGCAAGTATGGCGGGCATGTAGAAACCGATGCCGACCAGAATGCCGATCGCCGCCGTTATCCAGATCGACGCGGCGGTGGTCAGACCGCGTACCGTGAAACCTTCCTTGAAGATGACGCCCGCGCCGAGGAAGCCGATGCCGGTCATGATGCCTTGCGCCATCCGGGTCGGGTCGGTACGGATGGTGTCGAGCGGCGCGCCGGGCAGCCATTTCCATTGATACAGCGTCACCAGCATCAGGAGGCTTGACGCCAGGCAGACCAGGGTGTGGGTGCGAAACCCTGCAGGGCGGCCGTGATAGCTGCGCTCCAGACCGATGATGCCGCCGGCCGCCACTGCGCCCAGCAGATTGAGGGTGATGGTCAGATATTCCATGTCCATGAGCGACTCCCGCAAAACCGATATGTCGATAATCGGACAATATTACCGCGAGGCATGCGTGCAGGTCCGCGAATGTCAGCGAATGTCAGGGAATGTCAGAAAATATCTGCATCATCGTCCTGCAGCATTGACCCATCTGCAGACTCCTGCACCATTCGCGAACGCCAGCTGCCGCACGCGGTCTGTTCGTTGCGAATTGAAACAAACCGATCGCAATGCCACTGATAAAATTCTTGCCACCGAGACTCCTCTGCCCACCCTGATTCCGATGAATACCCCGCAACCGAAGCGCCTGACGGCCGTGCCATCCAAGTCCGCGGTCCTGCGCGGCTTCATCTGGATCGGCGTCATCCTGCTGTTCCTCCTTGTGTTCGCCTGGCTGGCGCTGCCGGCCATCGTCAAGCACCAGGCGGAACAGCGCGTCACCGAAAAATTCCACCGTCAGCTCACCATCGGCAAGATCGAGTTCAATCCCCTCAAGTTGGTGATGACGGTGCGCGACCTCAAGCTGATGGAGCCGCAAGGCAATGCCGTGTTCGCCAGTTTCGATGCCTTGACGCTCGATCTGTCGTCAGAGTCGCTGATACGCTTCGCGCCGGTGGTGAAGGAAGTCCGCCTGGTCAAGCCCTACGTGCATCTGGTGCGTATCGAAGCCAATCGCTACAGCATCGACGACATCATCGAGCAGATCACCAGCCAGCCGCCCTCCGAGAAACCGGCGCGCTATTCACTCAACAACATCCAGCTGGAAGACGGCAGCATAGAGTTCGAGGACAAGCCGGCCAAAACGACGCATCGCGTGACCGAGCTCCGGCTTGGTGTGCCGTTCATCTCATCGCTGCCGATCCATGTGCACGTATTCGTGGAGCCGCTGCTGAGTGCGAAGGTCAACGACACGCCGCTGCTGGTCAAGGGCAAGGCACGCCCCTTCGCGGACCACAAGGAGGCCATCGTCGAATTGAAACTGGACGATCTGGATATCACGCACTATCTCGGCTACCTGCCCTACCAGCCGAACTTCCGGGTTCCAAGCGCACGGCTGCACGCGAACCTGACTGCCAGTTTCCAGCAGCCAAAGGATCAATCCCCGACCGTCGTCGTGAGCGGCGACGCGGCCATGAAGTCGGTGCAGATCACCGAGCGCGGCGGCAAGCCGGTGATCACCGTGCCCGAACTTGAGGTGAAGCTCGACGACATGGATGTCTTCGGCGGGCGTTTCGATATCGCCCGCGTCGCCATCAAGGGACTGACGGCCGACATGAGCCGCGACCGCACGGGTCAGCTCAATCTGTTGCGCCTGCTGCCGCCGGAGCGCCCGGTCGCCAGCGCGGTCAAGGGGGCCGCCACGGCCGCCGCCGCGCAGGTCGCATTGCAGGAACTGGATATCCGCGACGCGTCCCTGCGCTATGCCGAAGACACGGCGGATCGTTCGCTGCGCGCCGGAGTGGAAAAATTCAATCTGGCCGCGCGCAAGCTCACGCTCGATGCCGGCAAGAAGAAAATCACTGTGGGCGAAGTGACGTCCGACAGTGCGAACTTCCAGCTGCGCAACAACAAGCTGCAAACACAGGCTGCCGCTGCGGCACCCTCCCCCGCATCGAACACTGCATCGAACCCGAAATCCGCTGCAAAAGGCGCAGCCGGCAACAAGGCGGCCAGCCCGTACGCCGTCAATGTGGCGCGCATCGATGTCAAGAACTGGTCGGCCCGGCTCGAAGACCACGACCACGAGGAACCGGCGCTGGCGGTCATCGCGCCGCTCAGTCTGTCCGTGCAGGATTTCTCCACCGCGCCCGCGGCGCGCAGCCGCGTGGACCTGAAGGCAACGCTCAACAAGAGCGGCCAGCTGGCGCTGAATGGCGACGTCGGCCTCGCACCGCTGCATACCGATCTGGCGGTGGAGATGAAGAACGTGGACCTGCTGCCGCTGCAGCCCTATGTCACGGAGAAGGTCAATCTGCGGCTGACGCAGGGCAATGCCTCCGGCAAGGGCAGGCTGCAGCTGGACGCCGCTGCGGACGGCGCGCTGAAAGGCGGATTCAAGGGCGACGCCAGTCTCGCCAACGTCGCCAGCGTGGACAAGGCCAGCAAGAATGATTTCCTGCGCTGGAAATCGCTCGCCTTCAGCGCAATGGACATCAAGCTCGAACCGCTTTCCCTGACGGTGGATCGCATTGCGCTGTCCGACTTCTTCGCCCGCATCATCATCGACGCCACCGGCCGCATCAACGTGCAGGACATCGCGCGCAGCTCGGCCGGCGGAAAAAGGAGCCTGACCGAAGTCGCCGACAGACCCGCTGCCGCGCCCTCCCCGGCAGACCCGGCAGCGCCTGCGCGGCCGGCGATCGTCGCCAAGGCAACCACGGCAGCCCAGACGGCCGTGCAGCAGGCCGCGCAAAAGCTGCCGCCGATCCGCATCAACAAGATCGCGCTGCAGGGCGGGCGCGTGCGCTTCACCGACAACTTCATCAGACCGAATTACACCGCCAACATGCGCGACCTCGGCGGCACCGTGACGGGACTGTCCTCGGATACCGCCACCACGGCAAACGTGGATTTGCGCGGGGAGGTGAATCGCGCGCCGCTGGCGATCGCGGGCCGCATCAATCCGCTCAAGCGGGACCTGTTCCTTGACGTGAAGGCGACCGTGCGCGGCATGGAGCTTGCCACGCTGTCGACCTATGCGGACAAGTACGTGGGCTACGGCATCGAGAAAGGCAAGCTGTCCTTCGAGGTCGCCTACATGATCGACAATCGCGAGCTGAAGGCCAACAACCGGCTGATCCTGGAGCAGCTCACATTCGGTAAAGAAAGCACCAATCCGCAGGCAACCAGGCTGCCGGTGCGGCTCGCGGTCGCCCTCCTGACCGACCGCAACGGTGTCATCGACGTCAACATGCCGATCGACGGCTCGATCGACGATCCGCAATTCTCCATCGGCGGCATCATCCTCAAGGTGATCGGCAACATCATCGTCAAGGCGGTCACTGCGCCGTTCACCCTGCTGGGTTCGATGTTCGGCGGTAGCGGCGGCGAGGAAATGGCCACGCTGGAGTTCGAGCCGGGCCGCGCCACCATACCGGCGGCCGGCGAAGACAAGCTCAAGTCGATCGCCAAGGCGCTGAACGAACGCCCCGCGCTCAAGCTCGACATCACGGGCCACGCCGACGCTGCCGTCGATATCGATGGCTTGAAGCAGACATCGATCGAGCGCAAGGTGCGTTCACTCAAGATCAAGGACATGCAGGCGCGCGGCGAGACCGTGCAGCCCGGCAGCGTGGTCGTCAAGCCGGAGGAATACGCGGCATTGCTGACGCGGGTCTACAAGGACGAATCATTCACCAAGCCGCGCAACGTGATCGGCATGCAAAAGAGCGTGCCGGTCGAGGAAATGGAAAAGCTGATGATCGCCAATACCGCCATCAACGAGAACGACCTGATCGCGCTCGGCGACCGCCGCGCGCAGGCGGTCAAGGACTGGCTGCTGAAAGCCGGACATGTCGCACCCGAGCGCGTGTTCGTCAGCGCGACCAAATCCGCTGCCGTCGAGGCAAGGGAGCACGACAAGAGCAAGGACAAGGGCGCGTCGCCGCTGCACGGGGTGAATTTCGCGCTGAAGTGAATGCGGGCGGCAGTCAATCTGCCCCGCCCGGCCGATGGCGCTGGAACATCGTGGCGACCGCC contains the following coding sequences:
- a CDS encoding MgtC/SapB family protein, yielding MDMEYLTITLNLLGAVAAGGIIGLERSYHGRPAGFRTHTLVCLASSLLMLVTLYQWKWLPGAPLDTIRTDPTRMAQGIMTGIGFLGAGVIFKEGFTVRGLTTAASIWITAAIGILVGIGFYMPAILATILTLGTLSVFRRIESWMPSHFYAHHDIRFDRNDAMTEQEVRQILSEHGFTIANMSYRITDDGASFEYRMILQTTNARNTATLAAYLRNLKQVRTFHISPTGD
- a CDS encoding serine hydrolase domain-containing protein produces the protein MKKMMFALLAVTAAGTVHAQAQPALPDPATTDPTSLQLMQGFPPPANRTIRFADGTYYQFPKTRWSFSHIRELVPTANVWRGTGPASPLPAAPMALDTLSFLDDKGQPTTWAEMLNRTYTDSIIVLHRGKVVYEKYTGAAQPYLPHSAFSITKSFVGTLAAMLVAEGALDPSALVSKYVPELKDSAYGDATVRQVMDMTIGVRYSENYADPKAEVWDYGRAGGMAPVPPGYNGPKTFYEFLVNLKKEGEHGAGFAYKTSNAEVLAWIVKRASGKSVATLMSERIWQKIGAENDGYFQVDSVGTESGGGGASLPLRDMARFGEMIRLDGKFNGQQIVPKAVVDDIRKGADPADFAKAGYPNVPGYGKGYSYRNMWWVSHNAHGTFDARGIHGQRIYIDPKAELVIAKFSSHPLAGNMANIPLTDRGFMALAEQLMK
- a CDS encoding cytidylate kinase family protein, translated to MPVIAMTQEMGSLAKDVALKLASALDIEVMRNEVVDHVSAKMALPKSAVRRLREGKAGFLERLKTDRKIMALYTAEEVFELANRGNVVLRGWGATCLLRPVPHVPCVRITSSFEKRVEWLMSSLETEDRDFAASEIRRSDEAHASRMHQQFGVSWGDPVLYDMVLNTDRVSVDSCVEQIILLSRRPEFQETEESRAVLANMTLEARIHAAIKDNAATRDTHITVEARNGEVALLGIVLDAQERARTEQVVTEVPGVAGVDNQLRLMTSQKQFMSAKHHIPRDA
- a CDS encoding LysR family transcriptional regulator gives rise to the protein MKNATLRQLKVFETVARHLSFSRAADEMHLTQPAISTQISTLEGHVGLPLFEQLGKKIYLTPAGKELLHYARSIIQQFQDAEAAMTQFKGISGGKLNVAVISAGDYFFPRLLVEFARRNAGVTLNLSVHNREELLGQLADNLTDLAVMVRPPPDMDTVNESFAPHPYVIVAAPDHPLAKKRRIPLSVIVREPFVVREKGSDTWNSMTEGLGKHLADLNIAMEIKSTETIKQAVIAGMGISFLSAHTINLELQAGSLVVLDVQGLPLMLNWYLVHRKNKRLPPVALAFKDFLKSDGAALIAQMIRFDPGRATRSEKAAKPLRPRLRDSST
- a CDS encoding DUF748 domain-containing protein, producing MNTPQPKRLTAVPSKSAVLRGFIWIGVILLFLLVFAWLALPAIVKHQAEQRVTEKFHRQLTIGKIEFNPLKLVMTVRDLKLMEPQGNAVFASFDALTLDLSSESLIRFAPVVKEVRLVKPYVHLVRIEANRYSIDDIIEQITSQPPSEKPARYSLNNIQLEDGSIEFEDKPAKTTHRVTELRLGVPFISSLPIHVHVFVEPLLSAKVNDTPLLVKGKARPFADHKEAIVELKLDDLDITHYLGYLPYQPNFRVPSARLHANLTASFQQPKDQSPTVVVSGDAAMKSVQITERGGKPVITVPELEVKLDDMDVFGGRFDIARVAIKGLTADMSRDRTGQLNLLRLLPPERPVASAVKGAATAAAAQVALQELDIRDASLRYAEDTADRSLRAGVEKFNLAARKLTLDAGKKKITVGEVTSDSANFQLRNNKLQTQAAAAAPSPASNTASNPKSAAKGAAGNKAASPYAVNVARIDVKNWSARLEDHDHEEPALAVIAPLSLSVQDFSTAPAARSRVDLKATLNKSGQLALNGDVGLAPLHTDLAVEMKNVDLLPLQPYVTEKVNLRLTQGNASGKGRLQLDAAADGALKGGFKGDASLANVASVDKASKNDFLRWKSLAFSAMDIKLEPLSLTVDRIALSDFFARIIIDATGRINVQDIARSSAGGKRSLTEVADRPAAAPSPADPAAPARPAIVAKATTAAQTAVQQAAQKLPPIRINKIALQGGRVRFTDNFIRPNYTANMRDLGGTVTGLSSDTATTANVDLRGEVNRAPLAIAGRINPLKRDLFLDVKATVRGMELATLSTYADKYVGYGIEKGKLSFEVAYMIDNRELKANNRLILEQLTFGKESTNPQATRLPVRLAVALLTDRNGVIDVNMPIDGSIDDPQFSIGGIILKVIGNIIVKAVTAPFTLLGSMFGGSGGEEMATLEFEPGRATIPAAGEDKLKSIAKALNERPALKLDITGHADAAVDIDGLKQTSIERKVRSLKIKDMQARGETVQPGSVVVKPEEYAALLTRVYKDESFTKPRNVIGMQKSVPVEEMEKLMIANTAINENDLIALGDRRAQAVKDWLLKAGHVAPERVFVSATKSAAVEAREHDKSKDKGASPLHGVNFALK